A single window of Brachionichthys hirsutus isolate HB-005 unplaced genomic scaffold, CSIRO-AGI_Bhir_v1 contig_735, whole genome shotgun sequence DNA harbors:
- the LOC137917112 gene encoding LOW QUALITY PROTEIN: amino acid transporter heavy chain SLC3A2-like (The sequence of the model RefSeq protein was modified relative to this genomic sequence to represent the inferred CDS: inserted 1 base in 1 codon; deleted 1 base in 1 codon) produces the protein MNKDAGVDMKDVELNELDPEKQPMTGAGPPPGGETNGSVKVKVPEDELSFTGLSKEELMKVAGTRGWVRTRWALLVLFWLGWMGMLAGAVXIIVRAPRCKAIPEMSWWNRGPLYQVPDAEAFAGGLEGVESKMDAINQLKVKGLVLGPLHTVQADQPSTLNLAEVTPGQGSQDALVAVLEKAHRKGISVVLDLTPNYLGADPWFGGAGDLMETVKAGAEHWLDLGFDGIKVSNLSAASGSVGWTLLRAAVRGNRTAGEENRALMGVAEGASASELLQLVNATGVDLVLSDLLSTRPGGVERIRDLDALGPEQRSLAWGLGAARRGQLSSRVATPLIRLYQLLLFTMPGTPVFTYGDEIGLQAGQGPAYPRMVWDIEQEPAEGEGVDEAVEAERKERLALRAWFVSLGDLRGKERSLLHGHSYPLYSSASSLAFLRAWDQSERYVTAVNWGASPETMTLRLAPTEEVELPAAAAVTLSTDPELKEDAVVDLDGLVLGPGEAVLLRFSYEG, from the exons ATGAACAAGGACGCGGGGGTC GACATGAAGGACGTGGAGCTCAACGAGCTGGACCCGGAGAAGCAGCCCATGACGGGCGCAGGgccgccccctggtggcgaGACGAACGGCAGCGTGAAGGTGAAGGTCCCCGAGGACGAGCTGTCCTTCACCGGCCTGTCCAaagaggagctgatgaaggTCGCCGGCACCCGGG GGTGGGTGCGGACCCGCTGGGCGCTGCTCGTCCTGTTCTGGCTGGGCTGGATGGGGATGCTGGCCGGCGCCG GCATCATCGTCCGGGCGCCGCGCTGCAAAGCCATCCCCGAGATGAGCTGGTGGAACCGGGGCCCGCTGTACCAGGTCCCCGACGCCGAGGCCTTCGCCGGCGGGCTGGAAG GTGTGGAGAGCAAGATGGACGCCATTAACCAGCTGAAGGTGAAGGGCCTGGTCCTGGGGCCGCTGCACACCGTCCAGGCGGACCAGCCCAGCACCCTGAACCTGGCCGAGGTCACGCCGGGTCAGGGCTCGCAGGACGCCCTGGTGGCCGTGCTGGAGAAGGCCCACAGGAAGG GTATCTCCGTGGTTCTGGACCTGACCCCCAACTACCTCGGCGCTGATCCCTGGTTCGGCGGCGCCGGCGACCTGATGGAGACGGTGAAG GCGGGGGCGGAGCACTGGCTGGACTTGGGCTTCGACGGCATCAAGGTATCGAACCTCAGCGCCGCGTCCGGCTCCGTGGGTTGGACCCTGCTGCGGGCCGCTGTGCGGGGCAACCGCACGGCGGGGGAGGAGAACAG GGCGCTGATGGGCGTGGCTGAAGGCGCTTCGGCTTCGGAGCTGCTTCAGCTCGTCAACGCCACCGGCGTGGACCTGGTCCTGTCGGATCTCCTCAGCACCAGACCCGGAG GTGTGGAGCGCATCCGAGACCTGGACGCCCTCGGTCCCGAGCAGAGGAGCCTGGCTTGGGGCCTCGGCGCCGCCCGGCGGGGCCAGCTGTCCAGCAGGGTGGCCACGCCCCTGATCCGCCTCTACCAGCTCCTGCTCTTCACCATGCCCGGGACCCCGGTGTTCACCTACGGAGACGAGATCGGCCTCCAGGCGGGCCAG GGCCCGGCCTATCCCAGGATGGTTTGGGACATCGAGCAGGAGCCGGCGGAGGGCGAGGGCGTCGACGAGGCGGTGGAG GCGGAGCGGAAGGAGCGCCTCGCCTTGAGGGCGTGGTTCGTATCCCTCGGCGACCTGCGGGGGAAGGAGCGCTCCCTCCTCCACGGCCACTCCTACCCGCTCTACTCCTCCGCCTCATCCCTCGCTTTCCTCCGGGCGTGGGACCAGAGCGAACGATACGTAACGGCGGTCAACTGGGGGGCGTCGCCCGAGACCATGACGCTCCGGCTGGCGCCGACAG aggaggtggagctgccggcggcggcggcggtgacgCTGTCCACCGACCCAGAGCTGAAGGAGGACGCCGTGGTGGACCTGGACGGACTGGTCCTGGGCCCGGGCGAGGCCGTCCTGCTGCGCTTCTCCTACGAGGGCTGA